In the Microcaecilia unicolor chromosome 10, aMicUni1.1, whole genome shotgun sequence genome, one interval contains:
- the ASB13 gene encoding ankyrin repeat and SOCS box protein 13 gives MELTGGSGTESAAEFGSLFRGDIGFWADRTPVHEAARQGQVQQLQQLIDNGACVNLVTVDSITPLHEACLNGQTQCVKLLLSAGAQVDSRNIDGSTPLCDACASGSIECMKLLLEHGAKVNPLLFTASPLHEACMSGKADCVRLLIDVGANLEAHDCHFGTPLHVACVREHLDCAKILLNAGANVNAAKLHETALHHASKVKNKDLIKLLVEFGGNVYARDNRGKKPADYTWPSSAPAKCLEYYEKMPMSLSQLCRLTLRKAVGQRGLDKIAKLNIPPRIVAFLSYN, from the exons GTTTCTGGGCTGACAGGACACCTGTTCACGAGGCAGCCAGACAAGGGCAGGTCCAGCAGCTCCAGCAGCTGATTGACAACGGAGCCTGTGTGAATCTGGTGACAGTGGACTCCATAACCCCCTTGCATGAAGCCTGCTTAAATGGGCAGACACAGTGTGTGAAACTGCTGCTCTCTGCAGGTGCCCAG GTGGATTCCAGGAACATTGATGGTAGTACCCCACTGTGTGACGCGTGTGCCTCAGGCAGCATCGAGTGTATGAAGCTACTACTGGAGCATGGAGCCAAGGTGAACCCTCTTCTCTTCACAGCGTCGCCTCTCCATGAAGCCTGCATGAGTG GTAAAGCTGATTGCGTGAGACTTCTGATAGATGTAGGTGCGAACCTGGAAGCTCATGATTGCCACTTTGGGACCCCACTGCACGTGGCATGTGTGAGGGAGCATCTGGATTGTGCCAAAATCTTGCTCAATGCAG GGGCCAATGTGAATGCAGCAAAGCTTCACGAGACAGCTCTTCACCATGCAAGCAAGGTGAAAAACAAGGATCTCATCAAACTTCTGGTGGAATTTGGAGGAAATGTTTATGCCAGGGACAACAGAGGGAAGAAGCCAGCTGATTATACGTGGCCTAGCAGTGCCCCTGCAAAATGCCTGGAGTATTATGAAA AGATGCCTATGTCCTTGTCTCAGCTCTGCAGGCTCACCCTGAGGAAAGCTGTTGGCCAGCGAGGACTGGACAAAATCGCCAAGCTAAATATCCCTCCAAGGATAGTTGCATTTCTTTCATACAACTAA